A segment of the Leptotrichia sp. oral taxon 215 str. W9775 genome:
GATTTGAAAGAGGACAACATTAATGCAGAATTTGTAGAGCTTGAAGGAAATACAAGAATAAATGTAAAAGTAAATGGTAATGACAAGGAAACAGAACTTACAGGATTGTCACCTGAAATTACAGGTGAGAAACTGAAGGAACTGACTGAAAAAATTTCACATTTGAAGGATGGGGACATTCTGGTGCTTTCAGGAAGTATTCCAGAAAGTATAAGCAGAAGCATATATAAGGAATTATCAGAAAATGTAAAGGCAAATGTTGAAATAGTGCTTGATACAAGAGGAAATTTATTACAGGATAATATACATGGAAATTTTTTCATTAAACCAAATATACATGAATTAAGGGATATGTTTAATGAAAAGCTTGAAACAAAAGAAGAAATAGTAAAAAAATGTTCGTTTTTCTTGGAAAGAGGAGTTAAAAATATTATTATTTCACGTGGTGGAGATGGGGCTTTACTCGTAAATAAGGACTTTGTACTGGAGGCAACTGTACCGAAAGGGGAACTTATAAACTCAATTGGTGCCGGAGATTCAATGGTTGCAGGATTTATTGCAGGACATGTGAAGGGATATTCGATAGAAGATTCTTTCAGATTAGCAGTGGCTTCAGGAAGTGCAACAGCTTATTCATATGGATTGGCTGAAAATGAACTTGTTGAAAAACTGTACAAAGAGATAAAAATAATCAAGGAGAGTGTGTAGAGTATGAAAATATCGGATTTACTGATTAAAGACAGAATAAATCTGGATGTACAGTCAAGTGACAAGACAGGAATTATAAGAGAATTAGCAAAATTGCATGAAAAAACAGGAGTGCTGAATGA
Coding sequences within it:
- the pfkB gene encoding 1-phosphofructokinase, whose protein sequence is MIYTLTLNPALDYDMYLEEELKPEHLNLSKKVNFRAGGKGINVSKVLKNLGVESTAIGYVAGFVGDFIVRDLKEDNINAEFVELEGNTRINVKVNGNDKETELTGLSPEITGEKLKELTEKISHLKDGDILVLSGSIPESISRSIYKELSENVKANVEIVLDTRGNLLQDNIHGNFFIKPNIHELRDMFNEKLETKEEIVKKCSFFLERGVKNIIISRGGDGALLVNKDFVLEATVPKGELINSIGAGDSMVAGFIAGHVKGYSIEDSFRLAVASGSATAYSYGLAENELVEKLYKEIKIIKESV